Proteins from a single region of Malassezia restricta chromosome IV, complete sequence:
- a CDS encoding tRNA (uracil-5-)-methyltransferase TRM9, with the protein MLLHRTSPLLVEGLVLPRLVMAAAASETGAVPRTAIQAVHDMLFELRALRAYAGTARISEEAHALSLHSATRLGLYSIGRPSAQERHTSRESVLHALDSIYAASRKLCEDLDASNTAHNDTLSTGVAELARVASELCDASSSVRAYSFCTDPQLMPFPPALWTGALARTSQPSTDHMQAADTLDTLCQGIIPTLSGMGLECFHERIDMPDAHADIQATHTLTCGGKNIVLDIGFGLRHEGDAHLPHVSLQVSFASTASAQTPGDRDKALADVVCLPLQQLSLILFGLPTEARIFERLTRGSVPPTTAYAQAMTFWQAFISTLTTLVSIDGLCESTPPADKPDAFQALDQVSRTAQRVCESEMHVLAQQYGEADEQRVVSLVMEHGHGLALSHHHTPFLSLAYAPSHTATVRIGPCFLRFEPESKPSWTPIPHSDVPPEAYNILSTSVLEEGQNRPQALIALLEPGMCVPLRIARHVYCALGLARFPWPSTTPRRSACGYVQQCLGTSRRYYAASQDEESRHITALPFRSLAHLYSALELLREHARWATLLSSARLDQREDGTAITVQLEEASPPGTSELRLSILSTRCNKTINAQLAYRGGYELQAQSVDMPLRTTTALDAQEAHLITDALQQTPRLDVLVHRLLEWGTCST; encoded by the coding sequence ATGCTCCTCCATCGAACTTCGCCCCTTCTTGTGGAGGGACTTGTCCTGCCTCGTCTCGTCatggcagcagcggcgTCCGAgacaggcgccgtgccacgcacggcgATCCAGGCCGTACATGACATGCtcttcgagctgcgcgcTCTACGTGCTTACGCTGGAACCGCGCGCATATCGGAAGAGGCCCATGCCCTGTCGCTGCACAGCGCCACACGACTCGGCCTCTATTCGATAGGAAGGCCTTCTGCGCAGGAGAGGCACACGTCTCGCGAATCTGTATTACATGCCTTGGATTCCATCTACGCAGCATCTAGGAAGCTGTGCGAAGACCTCGATGCGTCGAACACCGCTCATAACGACACGCTATCGACCGGCGTAGCAGAACTCGCGCGCGTGGCATCTGAGCTGTGTGATgcgtccagcagcgtgcgcgcctaCTCGTTTTGTACAGACCCCCAGCTCATGCCCTTTCCGCCTGCGCTATGGACAGGTGCTctcgcacgcacatcgcaGCCTTCAACGGACCACATGCAAGCGGCAGACACACTCGACACACTGTGTCAAGGCATCATACCCACCCTATCCGGCATGGGTCTCGAATGCTTccatgagcgcatcgataTGCCAGACGCCCATGCCGACATACAGGCTACGCACACGCTCACATGTGGCGGCAAAAACATTGTGCTCGACATTGGCTTTGGCCTCAGGCACGAAGGTGATGCACACCTTCCCCATGTGTCCCTGCAAGTATCGTTTGCATCCACTGCATCGGCTCAGACGCCCGGTGACAGAGACAAAGCtctcgccgacgtcgtttGCCTGccgctccagcagctgtCGCTTATACTCTTTGGCCTGCCCACCGAGGCCCGTATTTTCGAGCGCCTGACGCGCGGCTCAGTCCCTCCCACCACAGCCTATGCCCAGGCCATGACCTTTTGGCAAGCTTTCATATCGACGCTGACGACACTCGTCAGTATCGATGGCTTGTGTGAATCAACGCCACCTGCGGACAAGCCAGACGCATTCCAAGCGCTCGATCAAGTAAGTCGTACGGCACAGCGTGTTTGTGAATCAGAGATGCATGTCTTAGCACAACAGTATGGCGAGGCAGACGAACAACGCGTCGTGTCTCTCGTTATGGAGCACGGCCACGGACTTGCTCTGTCCCACCATCACACGCCGTTCCTGAGCTTGGCATATGCACCATCCCACACTGCTACGGTGCGCATCGGCCCCTGTTTCTTGCGTTTCGAGCCCGAATCTAAGCCCTCATGGACACCCATACCACATTCAGATGTGCCCCCCGAGGCGTACAATATACTTTCAACAAGCGTTCTCGAGGAGGGGCAGAACCGTCCCCAGGCCCTCATCGCACTGCTCGAGCCAGGCATGTGCGTTCCGCTCCGCATTGCAAGGCACGTATACTGTGCCTTGGGCCTCGCCCGATTTCCTTGGCCCAGCACCACGCCACGGCGATCCGCCTGTGGTTATGTGCAGCAATGTCTGGGTACATCGCGACGGTACTATGCAGCATCGCAGGACGAAGAAAGTCGTCACATCACGGCTCTCCCATTCCGCAGCTTGGCTCATTTGTACAGCGCCTTGGAACTTTTGCGGGAACATGCACGGTGGGCGACCCTACTGAGCAGTGCACGGCTGGATCAGCGTGAGGATGGCACAGCCATCACGGTGCAACTCGAGGAAGCAAGCCCACCAGGGACGTCCGAACTCCGCCTGAGCATACtctcgacgcgctgcaACAAGACGATCAACGCACAACTCGCCTACCGTGGCGGCTATGAGCTACAGGCACAGAGCGTGGACATGCCGCTCCGAACCACGACCGCGTTAGAtgcgcaagaagcgcaccTAATCACAGACGCTCTCCAGCAGACACCGCGCCTGGACGTATTAGTACATCGCCTGCTCGAATGgggcacatgcagcacatgA
- a CDS encoding chitin binding peritrophin-A domain protein, with translation MSQVDAENVDVRSLDEALGENASEKASVPKTTAAEHEDVRAAKPAASMPAAGPSTTLTEETIDRVWDMFPKLKRDTISDVLHSKRGNVDAAMPLLLEIYDPDAARPHRSTSPYYAHHPAQSHSSNTLPYEPRRRKPFEPRWDPSQLSYSPRMTPPRTTPHPSTFAPPPEPSPWPGPQQMQQLSEDFDRLTERGMAKFGSALSSLRQKAEAAMRNREGARTLFRPQSAYTDPMNPHTAPAPSWNPLQFTQKSPYDHDPQVVSESQLDELAPSPLSSMDEKTAPPLPQHPAERSSTDHRTPQSSQASAPDATDSTSSKSATTPHGSDDTTSHDAPEPSQTSSHKEPASSEPKSSATDDEEYIDNPFDDDD, from the exons ATGAGCCAAGTGGACGCCGAAAACGTAGACGTCCGCAGCCTCGATGAGGCTCTGGGCGAGAATGCGAGCGAGAAAGCCTCGGTGCCGAAGACCACAGCCGCAGAGCACGAGGACGTACGTGCTGCGAAGCCTGCTGCGTCTATGCCCGCGGCTGGCCCCAGCACCACCTTGACAGAGGAGACGATTGACCGCGTCTGGGACATGTTTCCCAAGCTGAAGCGCGACACGATCTCGGACGTGCTGCATTCAAAACGAGGCAATGTAGATGCAG CCATGCCACTGCTGTTAGAAATCTATGACCCAGACGCTGCCAGGCCCCATCGCAGTACGTCGCCCTACTACGCACACCATCCCGCACAGAGCCATTCTTCCAACACACTCCCGTATGAGCCGCGCAGACGCAAGCCCTTCGAGCCACGTTGGGACCCCTCGCAATTGTCCTACAGCCCACGCATGACGCCACCCCGGACGACGCCCCATCCCAGCACCTTCGCTCCGCCACCCGAGCCGAGCCCATGGCCCGGACCTCAAcagatgcagcagctctcCGAAGACTTTGATCGGCTCACTGAGCGCGGTATGGCCAAATTCGGATCCGCTCTTTCCAGCCTGCGCCAGaaggccgaggccgccaTGCGGAATCGCGAGGGAGCGAGGACACTCTTCCGGCCACAGAGCGCATACACCGATCCTATGAATCCACACACAGCTCCCGCACCGTCCTGGAACCCGCTGCAGTTCACGCAAAAAAGTCCGTACGACCATGATCCACAGGTCGTGTCCGAGTCACAGCTCGACGAACTGGCTCCATCGCCCCTCTCCTCCATGGACGAAAAGACTGCACCGCCCCTACCCCAGCACCCTGCAGAGCGTTCTAGCACGGATCACCGCACCCCCCAAAGCAGTCAGGCATCTGCACCTGACGCCACGGACAGCACATCCTCCAAGTCGGCCACCACCCCCCACGGCAGTGACGACACTACCTcacacgatgcgccagagccGAGCCAAACCAGCTCGCACAAGGAGCCTGCCTCATCGGAGCCCAAGTCATCCGCCACCGATGACGAAGAGTACATCGATAACCCattcgacgacgacgactaG
- a CDS encoding diacylglycerol kinase catalytic domain protein, with product MSDTLYVVWNAVAGARRAAHMLEAYVMPRIRAWKEDKAPSVRVVVHETEADAGAVRLGRAIAAHGRACTCVVLGGDGTVHELLEGLFSDAQPRTISIVLVPMGTGNALYHTLMGPDTAPDPAWRLGSLEAFTKAQATKPLTLMQADPGHRLACVVVSHALHAAILRDSEALRARYPGPERFQIAAEQHLTSWVRATLTLLPDERHPVSVYDPRSRTFSRPAAYEHSSDGRVHLSGPFLYMNAMTVDRLEPSFVPAPFASPTAPAPLRRPASAMDVIVIRPTRQPSASSPDAFARDVLMPVLFQGMYQQGKHVDMQYEEQRPIVEYFRASGYMWEPARDDALARTMCVDGTIIDGGERAVVRTTAHDVHAYCA from the coding sequence ATGAGCGACACGTTGTATGTCGTGTGGAATGCCGTGGCaggtgcgcggcgcgcggcgcacatgctGGAGGCGTATGTGATGCCGCGCATCCGAGCGTGGAAAGAGGACAAAGCTCCGTCCGTCCGCGTGGTCGTGCATGAAACGGAGGCGGATGCCGGCGCTGTGCGCCTGGGCCGGGCCATAGCGGCGCATGGGCGTGCATGTACGTGcgtggtgctgggcggtgACGGCAccgtgcacgagctgctggaagGGCTCTTTTCAGATGCACAGCCACGTACGATCTCGATCGTTCTGGTGCCTATGGGCACGGGCAATGCGCTGTACCATACTTTGATGGGGCCGGACACGGCGCCGGATCCTGCGTGGCGACTCGGCTCGCTGGAGGCGTTCACAAAGGCACAAGCGACGAAGCCCCTCACACTGATGCAGGCGGATCCAGGGCACCGCCTGGCGTGTGTGGTGGTATCACACGCCCTGCACGCCGCGATTCTGCGTGATtccgaggcgctgcgcgcacGGTATCCTGGGCCGGAGCGTTTCCAAATAGCCGCGGAGCAGCATCTCACATCCTGGGTCCGTGCCACGCTCACGCTCCTGCCGGACGAGCGGCATCCAGTGTCCGTGTACGATCCGCGAAGCCGCACCTTTTCGCGGCCTGCAGCGTATGAGCACAGCTCAGATGGGCGCGTGCACTTATCCGGTCCGTTCCTCTACATGAATGCGATGACAGTGGACAGACTGGAGCCGTCGTTCGTGCCCGCTCCCTTTGCGAGTCCGacggcgccagcgccgctccGACGACCGGCCAGCGCCATGGACGTGATTGTGATACGTCCCACGCGGCagccgagcgcatcgagtcCGGACGCCTTTGCGCGAGACGTGCTGATGCCAGTCCTGTTCCAAGGCATGTACCAACAAGGCAAGCATGTGGACATGCAGTATGAAGAGCAGCGTCCGATCGTGGAATACTTTCGTGCGAGTGGGTATATGTGGGAGCctgcgcgcgacgatgcactCGCCCGGACGATGTGTGTGGACGGCACCATcatcgacggcggcgagcgcgctgTCGTGCGCACAACAGCCCACGACGTTCATGCGTATTGCGCCTGA
- a CDS encoding T-complex protein 1 subunit delta codes for MSASVASAQPKSGFRAFKNSDKPDEVRRSNLSAAKAVSDAIRTSLGPKGMDKMIQTSSGEVVITNDGATILKHMAIVHPAARMLVDLSQAQDVEAGDGTTSVVVLAGSLLGVAEKLLSKGIHPTMIAESFQRAAIKSVEYLNEISTPVDLSDRDSLLRAATTSLSSKVVSQYSSVLAPIAVDSVLRLVDLKNNETESVDLRDIRIVKKVGGTIDDTELVDGLVLEQNVVTSSGGPSRMEKAKIAVCQFQLSSPKPDMDNQIVVNDYRQMDRILKEERQYLLNMCKKIKKSGCNVLLMQKSILRDAVNELALHFLAKLKIMVVKDIERDEIEFLCKSLGTSPIADIEAFTEDKLASAELVDEVQHSGARVVKVSKIKNPGRTVSVLCTGSNSLVLEESERSLHDALCVVRCLVKKRALVAGGGAPEVHMSRRLAQYAQTLQSLEAYSFQAFSEALEVIPTTLAENAGLNPISIVTELRNRHASGEKTAGINVRKGMITNILEENVLQPLLVSTSALELATETVSLLLRIDDYQLSR; via the coding sequence ATGTCGGCTTCTGTTGCTTCGGCGCAGCCCAAGTCGGGATTCCGTGCCTTTAAAAATAGTGACAAGCCAGATGAGGTGAGGCGCTCGAACTTGTCGGCTGCCAAGGCCGTGAGCGATGCGATTCGCACGTCTCTGGGACCCAAGGGCATGGACAAGATGATCCAGACGTCATCAGGCGAAGTCGTGATCACCAACGACGGCGCCACCATCCTCAAGCATATGGCTATTGTCCATCCAGCTGCACGCATGCTTGTGGACCTGTCACAAGCCCAGGATGTCGAGGCAGGTGACGGCACCACCTCTGTGGTCGTCCTCGCAGGCAGTCTGCTGGGCGTGGCAGAGAAGCTGCTGTCCAAGGGCATTCACCCGACGATGATCGCCGAGTCTTTTCAGCGCGCTGCTATCAAGTCGGTCGAGTACCTGAACGAAATCTCTACGCCAGTCGACCTCAGCGACCGCGATAGTCTTTTGCGGGcggcgacgacgtcgctgaGCTCCAAGGTGGTTTCGCAGTACTCGTCTGTTCTCGCGCCGATCGCCGTGGACAGTGTGCTCCGCCTCGTTGATCTGAAAAACAATGAGACAGAGTCCGTCGACCTGCGTGACATCCGCATCGTCAAAAAGGTGGGCGGCACGATTGATGACACAGAACTAGTCGATGGActtgtgctcgagcagaaCGTCGTGACATCTAGCGGCGGTCCATCACGTATGGAAAAGGCCAAGATTGCTGTGTGCCAGTTCCAGCTGAGTAGCCCCAAGCCTGATATGGACAATCAAATTGTGGTCAACGACTATCGCCAGATGGACAGGATCCTCAAGGAAGAGCGTCAGTATCTGCTCAACATGTGCAAGAAGATCAAAAAGTCGGGATGCAATGTGCTGCTTATGCAGAAGAGTATTCTACGCGATGCTGTCAATGAGCTTGCCCTGCACTTCTTGGCCAAGCTCAAAATCATGGTCGTCAAGGACATTGAACGCGACGAGATCGAGTTCCTGTGCAAGTCGCTCGGCACGAGTCCGATCGCTGACATTGAAGCATTTACCGAGGACAAGCTCGCGAGTGCAGAGCTTGTGGATGAAGTGCAGCAcagcggcgctcgtgtcgtCAAAGTGTCCAAGATCAAGAACCCTGGCCGCACTGTCAGCGTGCTGTGTACGGGCTCGAactcgctcgtgctggaagagAGCGAGCGCAGTCTGCACGACGCTTTGTgtgtcgtgcgctgccTGGTCAAGAAGCGCGCCCTGGTGGCCGGTGGCGGTGCGCCAGAAGTACACATGTCGCGTCGCCTAGCTCAGTAtgcgcagacgctgcagAGCCTGGAGGCGTACAGCTTCCAGGCCTTCTCCGAGGCACTCGAAGTGATTCCCACGACCCTTGCTGAAAACGCCGGTCTGAACCCCATCTCCATTGTGACGGAACTGCGCAACCGCCATGCATCAGGTGAGAAGACGGCCGGCATTAATGTGCGCAAGGGTATGATTACCAACATTTTGGAAGAAAACGTACTGCAGCCGCTCTTGGTGTCGACCAGTGCACTGGAGCTTGCTACCGAGACGGTGTCTTTGCTCCTGCGCATTGACGACTACCAGCTCTCCCGCTGA
- a CDS encoding ubiquitin fusion degradation protein 1, with translation MFGPLNRGLADLGRPARWGSMADFMSTFDQRFPAPLDAYEDYFKAYHMSCFPGRERKDVSYGGKIIMPPSALSTITELELESPWTFLLRGTGRSRSQSTHAGVVEFIADEGKVYLPSWIMRTLELENGDPIHIQGARLPKGKFVKLQPQTVDFLEISDPKAVLEQALRNYPTLTPGNIIEISYNCLTFEILIMEVQPDAEGISIFETDLEVDFAPPKGYVEPTPPTRPPPPTMASKWHIDQLKQDVILPGQDGSSSAGSTPRDPGSVPAPFKGFGQTLSGKKTKGKKDKPITPRDPHSMIRSTNHPTIVTNNTLLEEKRVPAALALPYGHLFFGYDVQRLRVPAGSAPESDAPPEPQPELQAFRGSGHTLQSRPSPEVIEIDSD, from the exons ATG TTTGGACCATTGAATCGCGGACTTGCCGATCTCGGCCGCCCAGCCCGCTGGGGAAGCATGGCCGACTTTATGAGCACTTTCGATCAGCGATTCCCCGCGCCATTAGACGCGTACGAGGACTACTTCAAGGCGTACCACATGTCGTGTTTCCCGGGTCGAGAGCGCAAAGACGTGAGCTACGGCGGCAAGATCATCATGCCACCATCGGCTCTGTCGACCATCActgagctcgagctcgaATCGCCCTGGACTTtcctgctgcgcggcacagGGCGCTCACGATCCCAAAGCACACACGCAGGTGTCGTGGAATTCATTGCCGACGAAGGCAAAGTATACCTCCCCTCTTGG ATCATGCGCAccctcgagctcgagaACGGCGACCCGATCCACATCCAGGGCGCGCGCCTGCCCAAGGGCAAGTTTGTCAAGCTGCAGCCACAAACCGTCGACTTTCTCGAAATCAGCGATCccaaggccgtgctggagcaggccCTACGAAACTACCCCACACTCACACCCGGCAATATCATCGAGATCAGCTATAATTGCCTCACCTTCGAGATCCTCATCATGGAAGTGCAGCCCGATGCAGAGGGCATCTCCATCTTTGAGACAGACTTGGAAGTGGACTTTGCGCCACCCAAGGGATACGTCGAGCCCACGCCGCCCACACGCCCACCGCCCCCCACGATGGCATCAAAGTGGCACATTGATCAGCTCAAGCAGGACGTCATACTGCCCGGCCAGGACGGCTCTAGCTCAGCAGGCTCCACGCCCCGCGACCCTGGCAGTGTTCCCGCGCCGTTCAAGGGCTTTGGGCAGACGCTGAGTGGAAAGAAAACCAAGGGCAAGAAGGACAAGCCTATCACGCCCCGCGATCCCCACAGCATGATTCGGAGCACAAA CCACCCGACGATTGTCACGAATAACACGCTCCTAGAAGAAAAGCGCGTGCCAGCTGCGCTAGCTCTCCCCTACGGCCACCTGTTCTTTGGCTACGACGttcagcgcctgcgcgtGCCTGCAGGAAGCGCACCTGAAAGTGACGCGCCACCTGAGCCACAGCCAGAGCTGCAGGCCTTCCGCGGCTCCGGCCACACGCTCCAGTCGCGCCCCTCGCCCGAGGTGATCGAAATCGACTCGGACTAG
- a CDS encoding demethylmenaquinone methyltransferase translates to MVAASAVSELAQYSSCEVADALIKLKLPHGGYLPGLELYSPQPMAGATSVCGPAFTVKMVWQSEVHAPRLSKHFMDVAERDSIMLISAPSSARSAVWGGLMTARAQSVGVRGVVIDGRCRDLAEHRDAGFPVFARGHSVLGQSPFTRPSEVQVPLVLADPTVPLDAQGQPVFPPVTVHPGDILLGDVDGVVCVPQPLVGQVVEIARHGRHVDELCRQDLRAGRGMQETLAVRRGT, encoded by the coding sequence ATGGTGGCGGCATCCGCCGTGTCGGAGCTCGCGCAGTATAGCTCGTGTGAAGTCGCGGATGCGCTGATCAAGCTCAAGCTGCCGCACGGTGGCTACCTGCCTGGCCTGGAGCTGTATTCGCCGCAGCCGATGGCGGGCGCCACGTCGGTTTGCGGACCGGCGTTTACGGTCAAGATGGTGTGGCAGAGCGaggtgcatgcgccgcggctATCGAAGCACTTTATGGATGTGGCGGAGCGAGACTCGATCATGCTGATATCTGCGCCGTCCTCGGCGCGGTCTGCGGTGTGGGGTGGCCTGATGACGGCGCGGGCCCAGAGCGTGGGTGTGCGGGGCGTCGTGATCGATGGGCGGTGCCGTGATCTGGCCGAGCACCGCGACGCGGGGTTTCCGGTCTTTGCGCGCGGCCACTCGGTGCTGGGTCAGTCGCCCTTTACGCGGCCGAGTGAGGTGCAGGTGCCGCTGGTGCTGGCTGATCCGACGGTGccgctggatgcgcagggCCAGCCTGTGTTTCCGCCCGTGACGGTGCATCCGGGCGATATCCTGTtgggcgacgtggacgGCGTGGTCTGTGTGCCCCAGCCGCTCGTTGGGCAGGTCGTCGAGATCGCCCGGCATGGccggcacgtcgacgagctgtgTAGGCAGGATCTGCGGGCGGGTCGAGGCATGCAGGAGACGTTGGCTGTGCGCCGCGGGACGTAG